Proteins from a genomic interval of Nerophis ophidion isolate RoL-2023_Sa unplaced genomic scaffold, RoL_Noph_v1.0 HiC_scaffold_61, whole genome shotgun sequence:
- the LOC133547091 gene encoding gastrula zinc finger protein XlCGF49.1-like: protein MRTHTGEKPYTCPVCKKSFSRKQYMTTHMTIHTGEKPFTCSVCKKSFPRKNDMTTHMRTHTGEKPFACSICAKRFNAKSIMTLHMKIHTGEKPFTCSVCKKSFIRKHHMTTHMRTHTGEKPFTCSVCKKSFSMKPDMTTHMRIHTGEKPFTCSVCKKSFSRKRNMTTHMRTHTLERNLLFALFVRRVSPDGNT, encoded by the coding sequence atgagaacacacactggagagaaaccttatacttgccctgtttgtaagaagagtttctccagaaagcaatacatgaccacacacatgacaatacatactggagagaaaccttttacttgctctgtttgtaagaagagtttccccAGAAAGaatgacatgaccacacacatgagaacacatactggagagaaaccttttgcttgctcaATTTGTGCTAAAAGATTCAACGCTAAGAGTATCATGACAttacacatgaaaatacacactggagagaaacctttcacTTGCTCTGTCTGTAAGAAGAGCTTCATCAGAaagcatcacatgaccacacacatgagaacacacactggagagaaaccttttacttgctctgtctgtaagaagagtttctccatgaagcctgacatgaccacacacatgagaatacatactggagaaaaaccttttacttgctctgtttgtaagaagagtttctccagaaagcgtaacatgaccacacacatgagaacgcacacactggagagaaaccttttatttgctctgtttgtaagaagagtttctccagatggcaacacatga